The Streptomyces sp. NBC_01275 genome has a segment encoding these proteins:
- the lpdA gene encoding dihydrolipoyl dehydrogenase, producing MVEQDERFDVVVLGAGPGGYVAAVRAAQLGKRVAVVEEKYWGGVCLNVGCIPTKALLRNAELAHIFTHEAKTFGIKVDGQVSFDYGEAYRRSRKVADGRVKGVHYLMKKNKITEFDGRGTFVDDHTLQVTGYDGETRTLGFDHCIIATGATPKLLPGTKRTSRVVTYEEQILAEDLPQSVVIAGAGAIGIEFAYVLHNYGVKVTIVEFLDRVAPLEDAEVSAELAKQYRKLGIDVLTSTRVESIDESGPQVRVTVTGKDGAQQVLEADKVLQAIGFAPNVTGYGLENTGVKVTDRGAIDVDGRCRTSVPHLYAIGDVTAKLMLAHTAEAMGVIAAETLADAETMELDYAMIPRATYCQPQIASFGYTEAQARELGYDVKVAKFPFTANAKAHGLGDPTGFVKLISDARHGELIGGHLIGPEVTELLPELTLAQQWDLTVHEVARNVHAHPTLGEAVKEAVHGLAGHMINM from the coding sequence TTCGACGTCGTGGTCCTCGGCGCCGGCCCCGGCGGCTATGTCGCCGCGGTCCGGGCCGCCCAGCTGGGCAAGCGCGTCGCCGTCGTCGAGGAGAAGTACTGGGGCGGCGTCTGTCTGAACGTGGGCTGCATTCCCACCAAGGCCCTGCTGCGCAACGCCGAACTCGCGCACATCTTCACCCATGAGGCGAAGACCTTCGGCATCAAGGTGGACGGACAGGTCTCCTTCGACTACGGCGAGGCCTACCGCCGTAGCCGCAAGGTCGCCGACGGCCGCGTCAAGGGCGTCCACTACCTGATGAAGAAGAACAAGATCACCGAGTTCGACGGCCGCGGCACGTTCGTCGACGACCACACCCTGCAGGTGACCGGCTACGACGGCGAGACCCGCACCCTAGGCTTCGACCACTGCATCATCGCCACCGGCGCCACCCCGAAGCTGCTGCCCGGCACCAAGCGCACCTCCCGCGTGGTGACCTACGAGGAGCAGATCCTCGCCGAGGACCTCCCGCAGTCCGTCGTGATCGCGGGCGCCGGCGCGATCGGCATCGAGTTCGCCTACGTGCTGCACAACTACGGTGTGAAGGTCACGATCGTCGAGTTCCTGGACCGCGTCGCCCCGCTGGAGGACGCCGAGGTCTCCGCCGAACTCGCCAAGCAGTACCGCAAGCTGGGCATCGACGTGCTCACCTCCACCCGCGTGGAGTCCATCGACGAGTCCGGCCCGCAGGTCCGCGTCACCGTCACCGGCAAGGACGGCGCCCAGCAGGTCCTGGAGGCTGACAAGGTTCTCCAGGCCATCGGCTTCGCCCCGAACGTCACCGGCTACGGCCTGGAGAACACCGGCGTGAAGGTCACCGACCGCGGCGCGATCGACGTCGACGGCCGCTGCCGCACCTCCGTCCCGCACCTCTACGCCATCGGCGACGTCACCGCGAAGCTGATGCTCGCGCACACCGCCGAGGCGATGGGCGTGATCGCCGCCGAGACCCTCGCCGACGCCGAGACCATGGAACTCGACTATGCGATGATCCCGCGCGCCACCTACTGCCAGCCCCAGATCGCCAGCTTCGGCTACACCGAGGCCCAGGCCCGCGAACTCGGCTACGACGTCAAGGTCGCCAAGTTCCCGTTCACCGCGAACGCGAAGGCCCACGGCCTGGGCGACCCGACCGGCTTCGTGAAGCTGATCAGCGACGCCCGGCACGGCGAGCTCATCGGCGGACACCTCATCGGCCCGGAGGTCACCGAGCTGCTCCCCGAGCTGACCCTGGCCCAGCAGTGGGACCTCACCGTCCACGAGGTCGCCCGCAACGTCCACGCCCACCCCACCCTGGGCGAGGCCGTCAAGGAAGCCGTGCACGGCCTCGCGGGCCACATGATCAACATGTGA
- a CDS encoding Sir2 family NAD-dependent protein deacetylase: MTKPLVALLSGAGVSTDSGIPDYRGPGGLWRKDPEAQKLVTYEYYMNDPEIRRRSWQMRRKNRTLKAEPNAAHRAVAELERSGAPVRVITQNVDGLHQLAGLPARKVLELHGTARSFVCTKCHARGPMEDALARVEAGEDDPPCLRCGGILKSATVMFGERLDPVVLGEAVAITKACQVFFAVGTTLQVQPAAGLAGVAADHGARLVIVNAEPTPYDEIADEVVREPIGTALPRLLRELGDAG; the protein is encoded by the coding sequence ATGACCAAGCCCCTCGTCGCCCTGCTCAGCGGCGCCGGCGTCTCGACCGACTCCGGCATCCCCGACTACCGCGGTCCGGGCGGGCTGTGGCGGAAGGATCCGGAGGCGCAGAAGCTCGTCACGTACGAGTACTACATGAACGACCCGGAGATCCGGCGGCGGTCCTGGCAGATGCGGCGCAAGAACCGCACCCTCAAGGCGGAGCCGAACGCGGCGCACCGGGCCGTGGCCGAGCTGGAGCGGTCCGGGGCGCCGGTGCGGGTCATCACGCAGAATGTGGACGGGCTGCACCAGCTCGCCGGGCTGCCCGCCCGCAAGGTGCTCGAACTGCACGGCACCGCACGGAGTTTCGTGTGCACGAAGTGCCATGCGCGCGGCCCGATGGAGGACGCGCTGGCGCGGGTCGAGGCCGGTGAGGACGACCCGCCGTGCCTGCGGTGCGGCGGGATCCTGAAGTCGGCCACGGTGATGTTCGGCGAGCGGCTCGACCCGGTGGTGCTGGGCGAGGCGGTCGCGATCACCAAGGCGTGCCAGGTGTTCTTCGCCGTCGGCACCACCCTCCAGGTCCAGCCCGCCGCGGGGCTGGCCGGCGTCGCCGCCGACCACGGGGCCCGCCTCGTCATCGTCAACGCCGAGCCGACGCCGTACGACGAGATCGCCGACGAGGTCGTGCGGGAGCCGATCGGGACGGCGTTGCCGAGGCTGCTGCGGGAGTTGGGCGACGCAGGCTAG
- a CDS encoding methylated-DNA--[protein]-cysteine S-methyltransferase, giving the protein MKQHTVVDSPYGPLTLVADDGVLCGLYMTEQRHRPPEESFGPRDDTLFAATEEQLEAYFSGELKEFTLELRLHGTPFQQTVWNELKRIPYGETRSYGELAEALGNPAASRAVGLANGRNPVGIVVPCHRVVGANGSLTGYGGGLDRKQRLLDFESGTALFQPLF; this is encoded by the coding sequence ATGAAGCAGCACACCGTCGTCGACAGCCCCTACGGACCCCTCACCCTCGTCGCCGACGACGGCGTCCTGTGCGGCCTCTATATGACCGAACAGCGCCACCGCCCGCCCGAGGAGAGCTTCGGCCCCCGCGACGACACCCTCTTCGCCGCGACCGAGGAACAACTGGAGGCCTATTTCTCCGGGGAGTTGAAGGAGTTCACCCTCGAACTCCGCCTGCACGGCACCCCGTTCCAGCAGACCGTCTGGAACGAACTGAAGAGGATCCCGTACGGCGAGACCCGCAGCTACGGCGAACTCGCCGAAGCCCTCGGCAATCCGGCCGCCTCCCGCGCGGTGGGCCTCGCCAACGGCAGGAACCCCGTCGGCATCGTCGTCCCCTGCCACCGCGTGGTCGGCGCGAACGGCAGCCTCACCGGCTACGGCGGCGGCCTGGACCGCAAGCAGCGCCTGCTGGACTTCGAGAGCGGAACGGCCCTGTTCCAGCCCCTGTTCTAG
- a CDS encoding NUDIX hydrolase: MTTSSTTDFAAYVASLPRVLAGAAAIFRDGAGRVLLVEPNYREGWALPGGTIESDDGETPRQGARRETLEEIGLDRELGRLLAVDWARGPGRPPLVAYVYDGGVLADDDLKAIRLQEEELLSWRLVPREEITDYLLGSLGRRVLAALDALADGTGTVELENGERAV; the protein is encoded by the coding sequence GTGACTACTTCGAGTACGACCGACTTCGCCGCCTACGTCGCCTCCCTGCCCCGCGTCCTGGCCGGCGCCGCCGCGATCTTCCGGGACGGCGCGGGGCGGGTGCTGCTCGTGGAGCCCAACTACCGGGAGGGCTGGGCGCTTCCCGGCGGCACGATCGAGTCCGACGACGGCGAGACCCCGCGCCAGGGCGCCCGGCGCGAGACGCTCGAGGAGATCGGCCTCGACCGTGAACTCGGCCGACTGCTCGCGGTGGACTGGGCGCGCGGCCCGGGCCGGCCGCCGCTGGTGGCGTACGTGTACGACGGCGGGGTCCTCGCCGACGACGACCTCAAGGCGATCCGCCTGCAGGAGGAGGAGCTGCTGTCCTGGCGTCTGGTCCCGCGCGAGGAGATCACCGACTACCTGTTGGGCTCCCTGGGCCGCCGCGTCCTGGCCGCCCTGGACGCCCTGGCCGACGGCACGGGTACGGTCGAGCTGGAGAACGGCGAGCGGGCGGTCTGA
- a CDS encoding acyl-CoA dehydrogenase family protein, which translates to MARLAQTAGLTDIQQEILSTVRDFVDKEIIPVATELEHRDEYPQQIVDGLKELGLFGLMIPEEYGGLGESLLTYALCVEEIARGWMSVSGIINTHFIVAYMLKQHGTQEQKDHFLPRMALGDVRGAFSMSEPALGSDVSAITSRAVKDGEEYVLNGQKMWLTNGGTSSLVAVLVRSDEGHPEGTAPHKSMTTFLIEKEPGFGEVRPGLTIPGKIDKMGYKGVDTTEMIMDGLRLPADRVLGGVTGRGFYQMMDGVEVGRVNVAARGCGVAQRAFELGVRYAQQRHTFGKPIAQHQAIQFKLAEMATKVEAAHAMMVNAARKKDSGERNDLEAGMAKYLASEYCKEVVEDAFRIHGGYGFSKEYEIERLYREAPMLLIGEGTAEIQKMIIGRRLLEEYRFQG; encoded by the coding sequence ATGGCGCGACTCGCCCAGACCGCCGGTCTGACGGACATCCAGCAGGAGATCCTGTCCACCGTCCGCGACTTCGTGGACAAGGAGATCATCCCGGTCGCCACCGAGCTGGAGCACCGCGACGAGTATCCGCAGCAGATCGTCGACGGCCTCAAGGAGCTGGGCCTGTTCGGCCTGATGATCCCCGAGGAGTACGGCGGTCTGGGCGAGTCGCTCCTGACGTACGCCCTCTGCGTCGAGGAGATCGCCCGCGGCTGGATGTCGGTGTCCGGCATCATCAACACGCACTTCATCGTCGCGTACATGCTCAAGCAGCACGGCACGCAGGAGCAGAAGGACCACTTCCTGCCGAGGATGGCGCTCGGCGACGTCCGGGGCGCGTTCTCGATGTCGGAGCCGGCGCTGGGATCCGACGTCTCGGCGATCACGTCCAGGGCGGTCAAGGACGGCGAGGAGTACGTCCTCAACGGTCAGAAGATGTGGCTGACGAACGGCGGCACGTCGTCTCTCGTGGCCGTCCTGGTGCGAAGTGACGAAGGACACCCCGAGGGCACGGCCCCGCACAAGTCGATGACGACCTTCCTGATCGAGAAGGAGCCCGGCTTCGGCGAGGTCCGTCCGGGCCTCACGATCCCCGGCAAGATCGACAAGATGGGCTACAAGGGCGTCGACACCACCGAGATGATCATGGACGGTCTGCGGCTTCCCGCCGACCGCGTGCTCGGCGGGGTCACCGGCCGAGGTTTTTACCAAATGATGGACGGCGTCGAGGTGGGTCGCGTCAATGTCGCGGCACGTGGCTGCGGCGTCGCTCAGCGCGCCTTCGAACTCGGCGTCCGGTACGCCCAGCAGCGTCACACTTTCGGCAAGCCGATCGCCCAGCACCAGGCGATCCAGTTCAAGCTGGCCGAGATGGCTACCAAGGTCGAGGCCGCCCATGCGATGATGGTGAACGCGGCACGCAAAAAGGACTCCGGCGAACGAAACGACCTTGAGGCAGGGATGGCGAAGTATCTCGCCTCCGAATACTGCAAGGAGGTCGTGGAGGACGCCTTCCGGATCCACGGCGGCTACGGCTTCTCCAAGGAGTATGAGATCGAGCGCCTCTACCGCGAGGCCCCGATGCTCCTGATCGGTGAAGGCACGGCCGAGATCCAGAAAATGATCATCGGGCGTCGACTGCTCGAAGAGTATCGGTTCCAGGGCTAG
- a CDS encoding AlkA N-terminal domain-containing protein produces MYTDRERCVRAVQSKDARFDGWFFTAVLTTGIYCRPSCPVVPPKPANMVFHPSAAACQQAGFRACKRCRPDTTPGSPEWNQRADLVARAMRLIADGVVDRDGVPGLAARLGYSTRQVERQLLAELGAGPLALARAQRAQTARLLIETTELPMADVTFAAGFASVRTFNDTVREVFALSPSELRARVPQKNAPATPGALQLRLPFRAPLNPDNLFGHLSATGVPGVEEWRDGAFRRTLRLPYGHGVVALTPNPDHIGCRLTLSDLRDLTVAISRCRRMLDLDADPVAVDDQLRTDPLLAPLVDKAPGRRVPRTVDEAEFAVRAVLGQQVSTAAARTHAARLVTAYGDPVDDPEGGLTHLFPTPQALAGVDPDSLAMPRTRRTTFTTLVARLADGTLHLGADSDWSQARDQLLALPGFGPWTVDVIAMRALGDPDAFLPTDLGIRRAAQELGLPSTPAALTARAAAWRPWRAYAVQYLWATDSHPINFLPA; encoded by the coding sequence ATGTACACCGACCGTGAGCGCTGTGTGCGCGCCGTGCAGTCCAAGGACGCGCGCTTCGACGGCTGGTTCTTCACAGCGGTCCTGACCACCGGCATCTACTGCCGGCCCAGCTGTCCGGTCGTGCCGCCCAAGCCGGCGAACATGGTGTTCCACCCGAGCGCCGCCGCCTGCCAGCAGGCCGGCTTCCGCGCGTGCAAGCGCTGCCGACCGGACACCACCCCGGGCTCCCCGGAGTGGAACCAGCGCGCCGACCTGGTCGCCCGCGCCATGCGGCTGATCGCCGACGGCGTCGTCGACCGCGACGGCGTCCCCGGCCTCGCCGCCCGCCTCGGCTACAGCACCCGCCAGGTCGAACGCCAACTCCTCGCCGAACTCGGCGCAGGACCCCTCGCGTTGGCCCGTGCCCAGCGCGCCCAGACCGCCCGCCTCCTCATCGAGACGACCGAACTGCCCATGGCGGACGTGACGTTCGCCGCCGGCTTCGCCTCCGTCCGCACCTTCAACGACACCGTGCGCGAGGTCTTCGCGCTCTCCCCGAGCGAACTGCGCGCCCGCGTCCCCCAGAAGAACGCCCCGGCCACGCCGGGCGCCCTCCAGCTGAGGCTGCCGTTCCGCGCCCCGCTCAACCCCGACAACCTGTTCGGCCACCTCTCCGCGACCGGTGTGCCGGGCGTGGAGGAGTGGCGGGACGGCGCGTTCCGGCGCACGCTGCGGCTGCCGTACGGGCACGGCGTCGTGGCGCTCACCCCGAACCCCGACCACATCGGCTGCCGGCTCACCCTCAGCGACCTGCGCGATCTCACCGTCGCCATCAGCCGCTGCCGCCGGATGCTCGACCTGGACGCCGACCCGGTCGCCGTCGACGACCAGCTGCGCACGGACCCGCTGCTCGCGCCCCTGGTGGACAAGGCTCCCGGTCGCCGGGTGCCCCGCACGGTCGACGAGGCGGAGTTCGCCGTACGGGCCGTGCTCGGCCAGCAGGTCTCCACAGCGGCCGCGCGCACCCACGCGGCCCGTCTGGTCACCGCGTACGGCGACCCGGTCGACGACCCGGAGGGCGGCCTCACCCATCTCTTCCCGACCCCGCAGGCGCTCGCCGGAGTCGATCCCGACTCCCTGGCCATGCCCCGCACCCGCCGGACCACCTTCACCACCCTGGTCGCCCGACTCGCGGACGGCACCCTGCACCTGGGTGCGGACAGCGACTGGTCACAGGCGCGCGACCAGCTCCTCGCCCTCCCCGGATTCGGCCCCTGGACCGTCGACGTCATCGCGATGCGCGCCCTCGGCGACCCCGACGCCTTCCTGCCCACCGACCTCGGAATCCGGCGCGCGGCCCAGGAGCTGGGCCTGCCCTCCACCCCGGCGGCGCTCACCGCCCGCGCGGCGGCCTGGCGCCCCTGGCGGGCGTACGCCGTGCAGTATCTCTGGGCGACCGACAGCCACCCGATCAACTTCCTTCCCGCCTGA
- the pssA gene encoding CDP-diacylglycerol--serine O-phosphatidyltransferase, which yields MPEADEVDEEEEMPLSLRLSIADTLTLGNATCGFMAVYFTTTGILIPHLTGSQESGMARHSAATAVILMLCAAVFDLFDGLVARKLRSSPMGAELDNLSDLISFGLAPAYFVLVYGMVADDAHQRVAAVGAIVVLLAVVLRLARFSCVTVKDGTFQGMPSPFGALTVVSIVLLELPFVATLMAILGTAWLMVSRVEYPKPRGRLAGAMLSWIVLSMGLLAAWAFDAPSGMLLLQTGCALQLVMGAVIPLFATARRVNNFRDNRREARAAQLP from the coding sequence GTGCCCGAGGCCGACGAGGTGGACGAAGAGGAGGAGATGCCCCTCTCTCTCCGCCTGTCGATAGCGGACACCCTGACCCTCGGCAACGCCACCTGCGGCTTCATGGCGGTGTACTTCACCACCACCGGCATCCTGATCCCGCACCTCACCGGCAGCCAGGAATCCGGCATGGCCCGCCACAGCGCGGCCACCGCCGTCATCCTGATGCTCTGCGCCGCGGTCTTCGACCTCTTCGACGGTCTGGTGGCCCGCAAACTGCGCAGCTCGCCGATGGGCGCGGAGCTCGACAACCTCTCCGACCTGATCAGCTTCGGCCTCGCCCCGGCGTACTTCGTCCTGGTCTACGGCATGGTCGCCGACGACGCGCACCAGCGGGTGGCGGCGGTCGGCGCGATCGTGGTCCTGCTGGCCGTGGTGCTGCGACTGGCGAGATTCTCCTGTGTGACGGTGAAGGACGGCACGTTCCAGGGCATGCCCTCGCCGTTCGGCGCGCTGACCGTGGTCTCGATCGTCCTGCTGGAGCTGCCCTTCGTGGCGACGCTCATGGCGATCCTGGGCACCGCCTGGCTGATGGTGAGCCGGGTGGAGTACCCCAAGCCGCGAGGCCGCCTCGCCGGCGCGATGCTCTCCTGGATCGTGCTGTCGATGGGCCTGCTGGCCGCCTGGGCGTTCGACGCCCCCAGCGGCATGCTCCTGCTCCAGACGGGCTGCGCGCTCCAGCTGGTCATGGGCGCGGTCATCCCCCTGTTCGCCACGGCCCGCCGGGTGAACAACTTCCGCGACAACCGCCGCGAAGCACGAGCGGCGCAGCTGCCGTAG
- a CDS encoding glycerate kinase: MLVAADKFKGSLTAVQVAERVTAGLRRAVPDVEVESLPVADGGDGTVDAAVAAGFERREVRVAGPLGHEVTAAFAVRGDTAVVEMAEASGLQRLPKGVFAPLTASTYGSGELLRAALDAGVRRIVFGVGGSATTDGGAGMLSALGARFLDEDGEPVAPGGGGLEDLARADLSGLDPRFADVELVLASDVDNPLTGPKGAPAVYGPQKGASPDDVEALDAALAHYTKVLETAVGSKAAEYALAPGAGAAGGIGYGALLLGARFRAGIEVMLDVLGFGPALERAELVITGEGSLDEQTLHGKAPAGVAAAARAAGKEVVAVCGRLALPPAALGQAGIRRAYPLTDVEPDLATCISDAGPILERVAEHIGRDFLT, from the coding sequence GTGCTTGTGGCCGCGGACAAGTTCAAGGGCTCGCTGACGGCCGTACAGGTCGCCGAGCGGGTGACGGCGGGGCTGCGCCGGGCCGTGCCGGACGTCGAGGTGGAGTCGCTGCCCGTCGCCGACGGCGGCGACGGCACGGTCGACGCGGCGGTCGCGGCCGGGTTCGAACGCCGGGAGGTCCGGGTCGCCGGGCCCCTCGGGCACGAGGTCACCGCCGCCTTCGCGGTGCGCGGCGACACCGCCGTGGTGGAGATGGCGGAGGCGAGCGGGCTGCAGCGACTGCCCAAGGGCGTCTTCGCACCGCTCACGGCGTCCACGTACGGCTCCGGCGAGCTGCTGCGGGCCGCGCTGGACGCGGGGGTGCGCAGGATCGTGTTCGGGGTCGGCGGCAGCGCGACCACGGACGGGGGCGCGGGCATGCTGTCCGCGCTGGGCGCCCGCTTCCTCGACGAGGACGGCGAGCCGGTCGCGCCGGGCGGCGGCGGCCTCGAGGACCTGGCGCGCGCGGATCTGTCGGGCCTCGACCCGCGGTTCGCGGACGTGGAGCTGGTGCTGGCCAGCGACGTCGACAACCCGCTGACCGGACCGAAGGGCGCCCCGGCCGTGTACGGGCCGCAGAAGGGCGCTTCGCCGGACGACGTCGAGGCGCTGGACGCGGCCCTCGCGCACTACACGAAGGTGCTGGAGACGGCGGTCGGCTCGAAGGCGGCGGAGTACGCGCTCGCGCCGGGCGCGGGCGCGGCCGGCGGCATCGGGTACGGCGCGCTGCTGCTCGGCGCCCGCTTCCGCGCCGGCATCGAGGTGATGCTCGACGTGCTGGGTTTTGGGCCGGCGCTGGAGCGGGCGGAGCTGGTGATCACCGGTGAGGGGTCGCTGGACGAGCAGACCCTGCACGGCAAGGCGCCCGCGGGCGTCGCCGCCGCCGCCCGGGCGGCCGGCAAGGAGGTCGTCGCCGTCTGCGGCCGGCTCGCGCTGCCGCCGGCGGCGCTGGGCCAGGCGGGGATCCGGCGGGCGTACCCGCTGACGGACGTCGAGCCGGACCTGGCGACCTGCATCTCGGACGCGGGCCCGATCCTGGAGCGGGTCGCGGAGCACATCGGACGCGACTTCCTGACGTGA
- a CDS encoding MaoC family dehydratase produces MQFGRTYEEFEVGAVYKHWPGKTVTEYDDHLFCLLTMNHHPLHMDANYAEQTTDFGKNVVVGNYIYSLLLGMSVPDVSGKAIANLEIESLKHVAPTFHGDTLYGQTTVLDKWPSKSKNDRGIVYVETKGYKQDGTLVCVFRRKVLVPTETYIKERGGEQPGRPELKEQGK; encoded by the coding sequence ATGCAGTTCGGGCGCACCTACGAGGAGTTCGAGGTCGGGGCGGTCTACAAGCACTGGCCCGGGAAGACGGTCACCGAGTACGACGACCACCTCTTCTGCCTCCTCACCATGAACCACCACCCGCTCCACATGGACGCCAACTACGCGGAGCAGACGACCGACTTCGGCAAGAACGTCGTGGTCGGCAACTACATCTACTCCCTCCTGCTCGGCATGTCCGTGCCGGACGTCTCCGGCAAGGCGATCGCCAACCTGGAGATCGAGTCGCTGAAGCACGTGGCGCCGACCTTCCACGGCGACACGCTCTACGGCCAGACGACCGTGCTCGACAAGTGGCCGTCGAAGTCGAAGAACGACCGCGGGATCGTGTACGTCGAGACCAAGGGCTACAAGCAGGACGGCACGCTGGTGTGCGTGTTCCGCCGCAAGGTGCTGGTGCCGACCGAGACGTACATCAAGGAGCGCGGCGGCGAGCAGCCGGGCCGCCCCGAGCTCAAGGAACAGGGGAAGTAG
- a CDS encoding CoA ester lyase has product MTTPANRLRPRRSCLAVPGSNPRFLEKAQGLPADQVFLDLEDACAPLAKPEARHTIVKFLNEGDWTGKTRVVRVNDWTTEWTYRDVVTVVEGAGPNLDCIMLPKVQNAQQVVALDLLLTQIEKTMGFEVGRIGIEAQIENAQGLNNVNEIAQASPRIETIIFGPADFMASINMKSLVVGEQPPGYPADAYHYILMKILMAARANDLQAIDGPYLQIRNVDGYREVAQRAAALGFDGKWVLHPGQVEASNEIFSPSQEDYDHAELILDAYDYYTSEAGGKKGSAMLGDEMIDEASRKMALVVSGKGRAAGMKRTSTFEIPEA; this is encoded by the coding sequence ATGACCACGCCCGCCAACCGTCTGCGTCCGCGGCGTTCCTGTCTCGCCGTGCCCGGGAGCAACCCGCGCTTCCTGGAGAAGGCGCAGGGCCTCCCCGCCGACCAGGTCTTCCTCGACCTGGAGGACGCGTGCGCGCCGCTCGCCAAGCCCGAGGCGCGGCACACCATCGTCAAGTTCCTCAACGAGGGCGACTGGACGGGCAAGACCAGGGTCGTGCGCGTCAACGACTGGACGACCGAGTGGACGTACCGCGACGTCGTCACGGTCGTCGAGGGCGCGGGGCCCAACCTCGACTGCATCATGCTGCCGAAGGTGCAGAACGCGCAGCAGGTCGTCGCGCTGGACCTGCTGCTGACGCAGATCGAGAAGACCATGGGCTTCGAGGTCGGCCGGATCGGCATCGAGGCGCAGATCGAGAACGCGCAGGGCCTGAACAACGTCAACGAGATCGCGCAGGCCTCCCCGCGCATCGAGACGATCATCTTCGGCCCGGCCGACTTCATGGCGTCGATCAACATGAAGTCGCTGGTCGTGGGCGAGCAGCCGCCCGGCTACCCGGCGGACGCCTACCACTACATCCTGATGAAGATCCTGATGGCCGCCCGCGCCAACGACCTCCAGGCGATCGACGGCCCCTACCTCCAGATCCGCAACGTCGACGGCTACCGCGAGGTCGCCCAGCGCGCCGCCGCGCTCGGCTTCGACGGCAAGTGGGTGCTGCACCCGGGCCAGGTCGAGGCGTCCAACGAGATCTTCTCGCCCTCCCAGGAGGACTACGACCACGCCGAGCTGATCCTGGACGCGTACGACTACTACACGTCCGAGGCGGGCGGCAAGAAGGGCTCCGCGATGCTCGGCGACGAGATGATCGACGAGGCCAGCCGCAAGATGGCCCTGGTCGTCTCCGGCAAGGGGCGCGCCGCCGGCATGAAGCGCACCAGCACGTTCGAGATTCCGGAGGCGTGA
- a CDS encoding phosphatidylserine decarboxylase — protein MPHSQTSAHRDSLAGVRLARGASPWLLPTVATAAVSLLRARRSGAAKAVAVPATALAAGMLWFFRDPEREIATGRVISPADGVVQSIMPWKDGRTRVAIFMSPLNVHVNRAPLAGTVTSVEHIPGGFVPAFNKESENNERVVWHFDTELGDIEMIQIAGAVARRIVPYLPEGTKVEQGERIGLIRFGSRVDVYLPEGVDVAVEVGQKTVAGVTRIDRD, from the coding sequence ATGCCCCACAGCCAAACCTCTGCACATCGCGACAGCCTGGCCGGCGTTCGCCTCGCGCGCGGAGCATCGCCGTGGCTTCTGCCGACTGTCGCCACCGCAGCCGTCAGCCTTCTGCGCGCCCGCCGCTCGGGCGCAGCGAAGGCCGTCGCCGTGCCCGCCACCGCTCTCGCGGCGGGCATGCTGTGGTTCTTCCGCGACCCCGAGCGCGAGATCGCCACGGGCCGGGTCATCTCCCCCGCCGACGGCGTGGTGCAGAGCATCATGCCGTGGAAGGACGGACGCACCCGGGTCGCGATCTTCATGAGCCCGCTGAACGTCCATGTCAACCGCGCCCCGCTGGCCGGCACGGTGACCTCGGTCGAGCACATCCCGGGTGGGTTCGTTCCGGCGTTCAACAAGGAGAGCGAGAACAACGAGCGCGTGGTCTGGCACTTCGACACCGAGCTCGGTGACATCGAGATGATCCAGATCGCCGGCGCCGTCGCCCGCCGTATCGTCCCCTACCTCCCCGAGGGCACGAAGGTCGAGCAGGGCGAGCGGATCGGCCTGATCCGCTTCGGCTCCCGCGTCGACGTCTACCTGCCCGAGGGCGTGGACGTCGCCGTCGAGGTCGGGCAGAAGACCGTGGCGGGGGTGACTCGCATTGACCGTGATTGA